From the genome of Vicia villosa cultivar HV-30 ecotype Madison, WI linkage group LG2, Vvil1.0, whole genome shotgun sequence, one region includes:
- the LOC131649523 gene encoding uncharacterized protein LOC131649523, producing the protein MVRGGWTKVSHNKRFAPRWNTFPYGGRNLKFAEKKGEITSLFVSDFPDDTTAKVLFELFGCSGNVVEVAIAPRRNAFGKRFGFARFVEVTDGRLLAVRLDNIIIAGKKIHVNVPRFDRRQVGGVRNFGNSVRGNQGNFGVRHSVGNKVAPRTFLARKDCSYVEVVSKDLEGRGSMETENDVVQFKSSDVLRGRLEKAYVAKVCIPGSAHTIQTHFEMEGVFAVKVSPLGSSMCLLEELEDGFIEDLIGGGEDWWKGWFSEIKKWEVGAVAQERDVWIRIYGIPVHA; encoded by the coding sequence ATGGTTCGGGGTGGGTGGACTAAAGTGTCACACAATAAACGGTTCGCTCCAAGATGGAATACCTTTCCTTATGGTGGTCGCAACCTGAAGTTCGCAGAGAAAAAGGGTGAAATTACTTCCTTGTTTGTGTCTGATTTCCCAGATGATACGACGGCCAAGGTATTGTTCGAACTTTTCGGGTGTTCAGGAAACGTGGTAGAGGTTGCTATAGCACCGAGGAGGAATGCTTTCGggaaaaggtttggttttgcGCGTTTTGTGGAGGTTACGGATGGTCGATTATTGGCGGTGCGCTTGGATAACATCATTATTGCAGGTAAGAAAATCCATGTGAACGTTCCGAGATTCGATAGGAGACAGGTTGGGGGAGTAAGGAATTTTGGGAATTCTGTTAGGGGAAATCAAGGTAATTTTGGAGTAAGGCATTCGGTAGGGAACAAGGTTGCACCAAGAACCTTTTTAGCCAGGAAAGATTGTTCTTATGTAGAGGTGGTGAGTAAGGATTTGGAAGGTAGGGGATCGATGGAGACAGAGAATGATGTGGTGCAATTTAAGTCTTCTGATGTTTTGAGAGGGAGGCTGGAAAAAGCATATGTGGCTAAGGTTTGCATTCCGGGGTCGGCTCACACTATCCAAACGCATTTCGAAATGGAGGGCGTGTTTGCGGTTAAAGTTTCACCTTTGGGTAGTAGCATGTGTCTGTTAGAGGAACTAGAGGATGGTTTCATTGAAGATTTAATAGGGGGAGGAGAAGATTGGTGGAAAGGATGGTTTTCGGAGATTAAGAAATGGGAGGTCGGAGCGGTGGCACAGGAGAGGGATGTATGGATCAGAATTTACGGAATTCCGGTTCACGCTTGA
- the LOC131649524 gene encoding uncharacterized protein LOC131649524, producing MNEDFAYSLWRTPEIDFSFSNSIGRSGGLITLWKKNSMDVHHSFKGEGYLGIKVRWKEDFYYVVNVYSSCDMNKKKALWDKLLDLKKVFNDGEWIIGGDFNAVKNGRERRGRAVGVLKKEVELFTEFILMRGLVDIPCKEKKYTWFGGDGKAMSRIDRFLLSNVVVNRWDVIGQMVGDRDISDHCPIWVMTEKYNWGPKPFKFNNEWFSFDSFIPFVEKEWKSLKVEGRGDFVLKEKLRLLKDKLKKWNKEVFGKIDLDIEEGVQDINLADERLASFSNVFSSNSLEENVVNRKEATSTFWRNLRIKENMLLQKSKL from the coding sequence ATGAATGAGGATTTTGCTTATAGCTTGTGGAGAACTCCGGagattgatttttctttttccaattcgATAGGAAGATCGGGTGGGTTGATCACGCTATGGAAGAAAAATAGTATGGATGTTCATCATAGCTTTAAAGGGGAAGGTTATTTGGGTATCAAAGTGAGGTGGAAGGAAGACTTTTATTATGTTGTAAATGTTTATTCATCTTGCGACATGAATAAGAAGAAGGCTTTGTGGGATAAATTATTAGACTTGAAGAAGGTGTTTAACGATGGGGAATGGATTATAGGAGGTGATTTCAATGCGGTTAAGAACGGTAGGGAAAGAAGAGGGAGAGCGGTTGGGGTTCTCAAGAAGGAGGTGGAGCTTTTCACGGAGTTTATTCTCATGAGGGGTTTGGTAGACATTCCGTGCAAAGAGAAGAAATATACTTGGTTTGGTGGAGATGGTAAGGCGATGAGTAGGATTGATCGTTTCTTATTATCAAATGTTGTGGTGAATCGGTGGGATGTTATCGGGCAAATGGTGGGTGATAGAGATATTTCGGATCATTGTCCTATTTGGGTGATGACGGAAAAATATAATTGGGGGCCGAAACCGTTCAAATTCAACAACGAATGGTTTTCCTTTGATTCCTTTATTCCTTTCGTGGAAAAGGAGTGGAAGTCTTTGAAAGTGGAAGGAAGAGGAGATTTTGTGTTGAAAGAAAAACTTAGACTTTTAAAAGACAAACTCAAGAAGTGGAACAAGGAAGTTTTTGGCAAGATCGACTTGGATATTGAGGAAGGCGTCCAAGATATTAATCTTGCCGATGAAAGGTTAGCTTCTTTTTCTAATGTCTTTTCTTCTAATTCATTAGAGGAAAATGTGGTTAATAGAAAAGAGGCGACGAGCACCTTTTGGCGGAATTTGAggataaaagaaaatatgctCCTCCAAAAGTCCAAGTTGTAG